Proteins from a genomic interval of Zingiber officinale cultivar Zhangliang chromosome 1B, Zo_v1.1, whole genome shotgun sequence:
- the LOC122041530 gene encoding dof zinc finger protein DOF1.7-like: MSDKILIASSRSYMNTGAEQTSKSSAGAMERPQFSPLVRCPRCDSANTKFCYYNNYSLSQPRHFCKACKRYWTRGGTLRNIPVGGRCRKNKRVKKLPQHLPPSENLKLQPAPKPRSFNFNYPLASTATPISSTSVSDEMLKLERYNSLMMELQGIGDFGLIVSSGLGQNLVVNSKQYDNDLKSNSAAAEKIGSVQNFADSATANCWIDAANRSWSSSSARLL, translated from the coding sequence ATGAGCGATAAGATTCTCATTGCTAGTAGTAGAAGTTATATGAATACTGGTGCAGAACAAACCAGTAAATCCAGTGCTGGAGCCATGGAGCGTCCACAATTCTCGCCTCTGGTCAGGTGCCCTCGATGCGACTCCGCCAACACCAAGTTCTGCTACTACAACAACTACAGCCTCTCGCAGCCGCGCCACTTCTGCAAGGCCTGCAAGCGCTACTGGACCCGCGGCGGCACCCTCCGCAACATCCCCGTCGGCGGAAGATGCCGCAAGAACAAGCGCGTCAAGAAACTACCCCAGCATCTGCCGCCGTCCGAAAACCTTAAACTACAACCGGCACCCAAGCCCAGGAGCTTCAATTTCAACTACCCTTTGGCTTCAACCGCTACGCCGATTAGCAGCACTTCGGTGAGTGACGAGATGTTGAAATTGGAACGATATAATTCGTTGATGATGGAGCTGCAAGGAATCGGGGATTTTGGATTAATTGTTAGCTCAGGATTAGGGCAAAATCTTGTGGTTAACAGTAAACAATACGATAATGATCTGAAAAGTAATTCTGCAGCTGCCGAGAAAATAGGCTCGGTGCAAAATTTTGCAGATTCGGCGACtgctaattgttggatcgatgcGGCGAACCGATCATGGTCGTCGTCCTCAGCACGGCTCCTATAG